Genomic window (Maridesulfovibrio ferrireducens):
CTGGTTGGGATTTATCTAAAGTGAAACAGGGGATACCGCGCAATTCCATTGCTGTCTGTAGTCCCGTAACTGTCAGATTTTTTTTAATCCATAAGTCGGGCAGTTCTTTAAAAAGATACGCACTTGTAATATTATGATCTGATAATTTTTTACCGTTTTTTCTGCCGATCCCCCAAATGTCATTTACTGGAATCTGCTTTAGAAAATCTTCGTTTTTATGCGTGTCGCAAAGTTCGAATACTCCGTTTGTCCATTTTTCCTTTTTAGCAAATTTATTAGCAGCCTTAGCAAGGGTTTTTGTGATTCCGAAACCTACGGATACTGGGATTCCTGTCCACTTTAAGACTTTTTGTCTTATTTTTTGTCCTATTTCATTTAGATTTTTTAAATCCGCCCCGGAGAATTCCAGAAAAGATTCATCTATAGAATAGACTTCCATTGATGGTGCAAAGGTTGAGAGAGTGTTAACAACTCGTTGCGACATATCTCCATAGAGTGCGTAGTTTGATGAAAATACGCGCACACCGTGTTTTTCAAAAAAAGCTTTATATTTGAATGCAGGCGCTCCCATAGGAACTCCAATAGTTTTTGCTTCTTGTGAGCGTGCGATAACACAGCCGTCATTATTTGATAAAACCACGGTCGGAGTGTTCTGCAATGACGGGACAAAAACTCGTTCACAGGAAACATAGAAATTGTTGCAATCAACCAGAGCTAAAATTTTCATGATCCAGCTTTATGAATGATGTAGGTTACAACTCCCCATATCTCGAAAGAGGTTTCTTTAGTTACTTCCAGTACTGGGTAATCTTTATTTTCAGGCATGAGGAATAATTTATTTCCAGTTTGTTTTAGCCTTTTGACCGTTAACTCTCCGTTATATACTGCAATTACAATCGAATTATTAATTGCTTCCAAAGCTCGATCTACAATCAGTATATCTCCAGATTCAATATTTGCGTCCTGCATAGAGTCTCCGTATGCACGGACGAAAAAAGTTGCGGCAGGGTGGTTGATAAGGTGTTCATTCAAGTCCATTTTTTTATCGATATAATCATCGGCCGGAGAAGGGAAACCGGCGGCGACTTCTGAGATATAAAAAGGAAGCGCGGTTATATTTTTTGTTTCAGGAAGG
Coding sequences:
- a CDS encoding LexA family transcriptional regulator, with translation MNYIKSTDFFLPETKNITALPFYISEVAAGFPSPADDYIDKKMDLNEHLINHPAATFFVRAYGDSMQDANIESGDILIVDRALEAINNSIVIAVYNGELTVKRLKQTGNKLFLMPENKDYPVLEVTKETSFEIWGVVTYIIHKAGS
- a CDS encoding Y-family DNA polymerase, translating into MKILALVDCNNFYVSCERVFVPSLQNTPTVVLSNNDGCVIARSQEAKTIGVPMGAPAFKYKAFFEKHGVRVFSSNYALYGDMSQRVVNTLSTFAPSMEVYSIDESFLEFSGADLKNLNEIGQKIRQKVLKWTGIPVSVGFGITKTLAKAANKFAKKEKWTNGVFELCDTHKNEDFLKQIPVNDIWGIGRKNGKKLSDHNITSAYLFKELPDLWIKKNLTVTGLQTAMELRGIPCFTLDKSQPAKKTIVTSRSFGKPILSLPELEESVASYVTRAAEKLRKQQSLAGGIMVYIETNIHNTLPQYSNSATIKFQIATDYTPELISAAVKSLRSIYKTGYRFKKTGVVLLDIINKNNRQANILEFTNNIKNEKKNNLMKILDAANTRFGKGTLNYASEGINQSWQMSRNFKSPDYTTCWTELPEIK